A stretch of the Solanum dulcamara chromosome 6, daSolDulc1.2, whole genome shotgun sequence genome encodes the following:
- the LOC129893270 gene encoding pentatricopeptide repeat-containing protein At4g18520, chloroplastic: protein MFSPSICFPTTIFQIHPSYSSDNTSRFRTYKCKSYTDDRKLPCFSFKDPSFSASFDVSANFCRDTELVSQLDVPDDEISSCSGASVNSFVADSSFLGRLLQSSSSLKEVKIVHAIVLKCLKSSTIFVENNLISVLVKFGRLNDARNVFDHMPEKNVVSWTAMLNGYLRYGLDDEAMDFFAEFVKCGLLWNSKTYVCVLSMAGRSCDFELGKQVHAGVIKGGFSNLILDSSVVSFYAQCGDLKSAFRVFDVIKRPDVVCWTTMITACSQHGRGKEALLMFLQLFSDGFDANEFTVCSIVNACGEERELKFGKQLHAAVIKNRYRMDVFIGTSLVDMYAKCSEIDDARTVFDGMGKRNTVTWTSIIAGYARNGHAEEAIRLFRIMKRRKIFANNLTMVSILRACGLLRALPTGKEVHAQIIKNSLQDNIYLGSTLVWLYCKCSENSAAHKVLQDMPIRDVVSWTAMISGCAHLGHEYEALEYLKEMLGEGVAPNPFTYSSALKACAKLEDIERGKLIHSSISKTPALSNVFVGSALINMYAKCGHLPEAIQIFDNMPERNLVSWKAMIVAYAKNGCCGEALKLMYRMQVEGIEVDDYILATVLTACGEFKGTIKSKSKYFLHSNSSIT from the coding sequence ATGTTTTCACCTTCAATTTGCTTTCCAACAACAATTTTTCAAATTCATCCATCTTATTCTTCAGATAACACAAGCCGCTTCAGAACCTACAAATGTAAAAGCTATACTGATGACAGAAAACTCCCCTGTTTCTCTTTTAAAGACCCATCTTTCTCTGCTAGTTTTGATGTTTCTGCAAATTTCTGTAGAGACACCGAATTAGTTAGTCAATTGGATGTCCCGGACGATGAAATTTCTTCATGTTCCGGTGCTTCAGTGAATAGTTTTGTAGCTGACTCAAGTTTTCTAGGTCGTCTGCTTCAATCAAGTTCTAGTTTAAAAGAAGTTAAAATAGTTCATGCGATTGTATTGAAGTGCTTGAAAAGTAGTACCATATTCGTTGAAAATAATTTGATTAGTGTGTTGGTTAAATTTGGGCGTTTGAATGATGCTCGTAATGTGTTCGATCATATGCCTGAGAAGAATGTAGTTTCTTGGACTGCTATGCTTAATGGGTATTTGAGATATGGGTTAGATGATGAAGCTATGGATTTTTTCGCGGAGTTTGTAAAATGTGGTTTGCTGTGGAATTCCAAGACCTATGTGTGTGTGTTAAGCATGGCTGGGAGAAGTTGTGATTTTGAGCTGGGGAAGCAAGTTCATGCTGGTGTTATAAAGGGTGGATTTAGTAATTTGATTTTAGATAGTTCTGTTGTGTCTTTTTACGCGCAATGTGGGGATTTGAAAAGTGCTTTCCGCGTATTTGATGTGATAAAACGCCCTGATGTAGTTTGTTGGACAACTATGATCACTGCTTGTTCACAGCATGGGAGAGGGAAAGAAGCTTTACTAATGTTCTTGCAATTGTTCTCTGATGGTTTTGATGCTAATGAGTTCACTGTCTGTAGTATCGTGAATGCGTGTGGGGAGGAGAGGGAATTGAAATTCGGGAAGCAACTACATGCTGCAGTTATTAAGAATAGATATAGAATGGATGTCTTCATAGGCACCTCATTGGTAGATATGTATGCGAAGTGCAGTGAGATAGATGATGCTAGGACAGTGTTTGATGGAATGGGGAAAAGGAACACGGTGACATGGACGTCTATTATTGCAGGATATGCGCGTAATGGTCATGCAGAAGAGGCCATAAGACTCTTCCGGATAATGAAAAGGCGAAAAATCTTTGCTAATAACTTGACTATGGTAAGCATCCTTCGAGCATGTGGCCTACTTAGGGCTTTACCAACTGGAAAGGAAGTGCATGCACAAATTATCAAGAATTCTCTCCaagataatatttatttaggaaGTACTTTGGTGTGGCTTTATTGCAAATGCAGTGAAAATTCGGCAGCACATAAGGTCCTTCAGGACATGCCTATTAGGGATGTTGTTTCATGGACTGCAATGATTTCTGGTTGTGCCCATTTAGGACATGAGTACGAGGCTCTTGAATACTTGAAGGAGATGCTAGGTGAAGGTGTGGCCCCGAATCCATTTACTTATTCATCAGCCCTTAAAGCATGTGCAAAGCTGGAAGATATCGAGAGAGGGAAGCTGATCCATTCCTCGATAAGCAAGACACCTGCTCTGTCCAATGTGTTTGTGGGTAGTGCATTGATCAATATGTATGCAAAATGTGGACATCTTCCTGAGGCAATTCAAATATTTGATAACATGCCCGAGAGGAATTTGGTTTCTTGGAAGGCAATGATTGTTGCTTATGCTAAAAACGGTTGCTGTGGAGAGGCATTGAAGCTCATGTATCGCATGCAAGTAGAAGGCATTGAGGTGGATGATTATATCCTTGCGACTGTCCTCACAGCATGTGGAGAATTTAAGGGAACTATCAAGTCCAAATCGAAGTATTTCTTGCATTCAAATAGTTCTATAACCTAA
- the LOC129893361 gene encoding D-amino-acid transaminase, chloroplastic-like isoform X2: protein MAASNPSFDQTSAVATEAKNGDDFSVHVFSSSAELLEKLHEKCNSVKKQPYPAMYSSVYGGIILDPAMMVIPMDDHMVHRGHGVFDTAIIFDGYLYELDVHINRILRSASKARIASPFTFSELKSILIQLSAASKCRKGTLRYWLSAGPGNFLLSPAKCPTSAFYAVVIDEDFAQHKEGVKVITSAIPMKSPLFATMKNVNYLPNVLSIMEAEDKGAFASIWVDEEGYIAEGPNVNVAFINSDKELILPSFDKILSGCTALRLLQLAPKLVEQGRLQCVKTTVISVEDAKEAAEMMYVGSTLPLLPIIMWDEKPIGNGEVGELTMALSDLLWEDMAAGPESQRIRVPYV, encoded by the exons ATGGCAGCCTCAAATCCTTCTTTTGATCAGACATCAG CTGTAGCAACAGAGGCTAAGAATGGGGATGATTTCTCAGTTCATGTGTTTTCGTCCTCCGCCGAG TTACTTGAGAAGTTGCACGAGAAGTGTAATTCAGTGAAGAAGCAACCTTATCCAGCAATGTATTCCAGTGTATATGGCGGAATCATTCTTGATCCCGCAATGATGGTTATTCCAATGGATGATCACATGGTTCATCGAGGACATGGCGTCTTTGACACAGCTATTATTTTTGATGG CTATCTGTACGAATTGGATGTCCACATTAACCGCATCCTAAGATCGGCATCCAAAGCCAGGATCGCGTCTCCATTTACATTTTCAGAACTTAAAAGCATTCTTATTCAACTTTCTGCAGCATCAAAGTGCAGGAAAGGCACTCTGAGATATTGGTTGAGTGCAGGGCCTGGGAACTTCTTACTCTCCCCAGCTAAATGCCCGACATCTGCATTCTATGCTGTGGTGATTGATGAAGATTTCGCACAACACAAAGAAGGGGTAAAAGTGATAACTTCTGCGATCCCCATGAAATCACCTCTTTTTGCTACTATGAAAAATGTGAACTACCTCCCCAATGTCCTCTCCATAATGGAGGCTGAGGATAAGGGAGCGTTTGCATCTATCTGGGTTGACGAAGAAGGTTATATCGCTGAGGGTCCAAACGTGAATGTTGCTTTTATAAATTCTGATAAGGAGCTTATCTTGCCTAGCTTTGATAAGATCCTAAGCGGGTGCACTGCTTTGAGGCTTCTTCAACTTGCACCCAAGTTGGTCGAGCAGGGACGTTTACAATGTGTCAAAACTACGGTCATCTCTGTCGAAGATGCCAAAGAAGCTGCTGAAATGATGTATGTCGGAAGCACACTTCCTTTATTACCTATCATCATGTGGGATGAGAAACCTATTGGAAATG
- the LOC129893361 gene encoding D-amino-acid transaminase, chloroplastic-like isoform X1, with product MAASNPSFDQTSAAVATEAKNGDDFSVHVFSSSAELLEKLHEKCNSVKKQPYPAMYSSVYGGIILDPAMMVIPMDDHMVHRGHGVFDTAIIFDGYLYELDVHINRILRSASKARIASPFTFSELKSILIQLSAASKCRKGTLRYWLSAGPGNFLLSPAKCPTSAFYAVVIDEDFAQHKEGVKVITSAIPMKSPLFATMKNVNYLPNVLSIMEAEDKGAFASIWVDEEGYIAEGPNVNVAFINSDKELILPSFDKILSGCTALRLLQLAPKLVEQGRLQCVKTTVISVEDAKEAAEMMYVGSTLPLLPIIMWDEKPIGNGEVGELTMALSDLLWEDMAAGPESQRIRVPYV from the exons ATGGCAGCCTCAAATCCTTCTTTTGATCAGACATCAG CAGCTGTAGCAACAGAGGCTAAGAATGGGGATGATTTCTCAGTTCATGTGTTTTCGTCCTCCGCCGAG TTACTTGAGAAGTTGCACGAGAAGTGTAATTCAGTGAAGAAGCAACCTTATCCAGCAATGTATTCCAGTGTATATGGCGGAATCATTCTTGATCCCGCAATGATGGTTATTCCAATGGATGATCACATGGTTCATCGAGGACATGGCGTCTTTGACACAGCTATTATTTTTGATGG CTATCTGTACGAATTGGATGTCCACATTAACCGCATCCTAAGATCGGCATCCAAAGCCAGGATCGCGTCTCCATTTACATTTTCAGAACTTAAAAGCATTCTTATTCAACTTTCTGCAGCATCAAAGTGCAGGAAAGGCACTCTGAGATATTGGTTGAGTGCAGGGCCTGGGAACTTCTTACTCTCCCCAGCTAAATGCCCGACATCTGCATTCTATGCTGTGGTGATTGATGAAGATTTCGCACAACACAAAGAAGGGGTAAAAGTGATAACTTCTGCGATCCCCATGAAATCACCTCTTTTTGCTACTATGAAAAATGTGAACTACCTCCCCAATGTCCTCTCCATAATGGAGGCTGAGGATAAGGGAGCGTTTGCATCTATCTGGGTTGACGAAGAAGGTTATATCGCTGAGGGTCCAAACGTGAATGTTGCTTTTATAAATTCTGATAAGGAGCTTATCTTGCCTAGCTTTGATAAGATCCTAAGCGGGTGCACTGCTTTGAGGCTTCTTCAACTTGCACCCAAGTTGGTCGAGCAGGGACGTTTACAATGTGTCAAAACTACGGTCATCTCTGTCGAAGATGCCAAAGAAGCTGCTGAAATGATGTATGTCGGAAGCACACTTCCTTTATTACCTATCATCATGTGGGATGAGAAACCTATTGGAAATG